ACCTCTATTTGTAACTCTGTAAAAATGTTGTAAACTTTGTTTGACAAGCATTGACGTTTGCATGCATCATTTCTCAGATTGAGACGGAGAAGCTTCTTGCTGAACTTGTGGAAGCAGAAATTAATAAGAGACTGGTAGGATAGAAACCTTACATATGCTGAATATAATATGGGCTTAGAAGCTTGAATATCATCGTATTCCGAAATCATGTCTTATACCATATCACTCTAATTTATGCCTTTTACTTCTTAACAGAAAGAAGGTACATACAAGGGGAAGAAATTTAATGCGATCTGCCACTTTTTCGGCTACCAAGCTCGGGGTTCTCTGCCATCAAAGTTTGATTGTGACTATGCCTACGTAAGTTCCTTTAACTTTTCAATCTATCTCAATCGTAAATCTTACATGTGGCAAGATGCACCGAGTGGGTAACCTCAAAATGTTTAATCATTTGGGAAAACTGGAAACACTTTCTTCATATTTAGTGTGTAATCTACTACTGGTTCTAGTGTTAATCTAATATTATCAGTAAACTGATTTAGGAGTTTTCATGCAAATACACATAGTGGGCAAATTTTGACACATTTCtttctatatttttgtttctgtATCTGACCAGTTAGAAATACTAAATTCGATGCAATTTTTTTGCAGGTTCTTGGTCATTGCTGCTACCATATTCTGGCGGCTGGTTTGAATGGTTATATGGCAACTATCACTAACCTCAAGAGTCCTTCAATCAAATGGCGTTGTGGTGCTGCTCCAATAACAGTAGGCTTTCATCTATTTATAGCTTGTAAAAAGAGTTTATGGTTTCTACTGcatttatttatgaattatTTCTTTTGACTGCATTTTCTAGGCTATGATGACTGTAAAGCATTATGGTCGCGGTTCAGGGTCAGGAGCTACCACCCTTGGGAAACCGGTTGTCCATCCTGCTACTGTGGATTTACGAGGCAAAGTATACGAGTATGTAAAGTTtctgtttgtttattttgttttggaaAGGATTGTAATGGAGGGTAGAATTCAATGTGCTAAGTTATGGTTGGATTGGTGCAGGCTGCTTAGACAAAATGCAACAAGATTCTTGATGGAGGATATTTACAGAAACCCTGGACCTCTTCAGTTTGAAGGTCCAGGTGCCGATTCTAAAGCCGTTAGCTTGTGTGTGGAGGATCTGGATTACATGGGTCGTATCAAGGAATTGAACGACTATCTTGAAAAGGTACTAAACCATTCTTGTTCTTTAGTGGCAAATGGATCAGTCAAGTTGGGTTCATTGTTGGTATCCATCGAAattggtcaggttgggttaatCCAAAATGCTGTTATGATCGAATTTGATTAAATGTTGTCCTATTTCAGACAATGATCATTTTTAGTTAAAATCATAAAGGGGTTTTATGCATTGAATCTATACTTTGACCAACTTCCGATCCTTTATTTAGTATGGTTGACATACCTACATATAATGTTGATGTTTAGCGAGTCAAACTGTGTACTGTACTATAATGTTGATGTTCAGCATGACATACAATTGCAAACTACAAACATCCTTGGTAATCTATTCCGTTTAAGTGTAACATATGACTTGACATGTCGGCCAAGTTGACCTAAAACATTACCATCATTCATTTTCAACGGTGGGGTTTCTTGTTTGTGCAAATCATCCATCTTGGGTTCAATATCTAAGGTTTATCAGATAATCTGTCAGTTTGTCAATGGATTCGTTTACATGGCTTCACTGCTTCAGAATcaagagaaaaataaaattcattaattaaaaaatatgtcaGGGTTTCTTGAGTTTGTGGATTACTTGACATATTGGGTATTTTTATTGTCAACATCTACAGGTAAGAACAATTGTGAAACCGGGCTGTTCTCAGGACGTTCTGAAAGCTGCATTGAGTGCCATGTCTTCTGTGACAGATATTTTATCTGTCATGACCTCACAACGCTCGGAGTAGACCACCACTCGGCTGCTGATATTCAACATTGAGTTTTTATGGTGCTTCCCCAACTCACACTACTTGGTCCTACAGGATttccttttattattttgtgATGAGatacttttctcttttttgAAGGCAAACACATAGATTTCAGCTATCTGATATTTACTTTGTTTACTTTAGTTTTGGGGTATTGTTTGTTGAAGGTTTCTAATGAGAAATAATGGTTGACAATTTTGTCAAAtctattagattttttttttttttaaataccaaCACTGTATCATGCGTGCAACTCATTAATCAATAACAATGGGTCTCGATTTGGTAAGGTGACATATACACGAGTCATAATGCTAAAACGGGTCAGTTAGGGTTTGTAAACACTTCCTTATTACAAGTCCTTGATTATATATATCCAATCCAGACATAAATAGTACCACGAAACTTTATTTATCTATCATATTTATGCATGTATGCTGGTATAGTTTGCAATAAACGTTGTTGTAGTGTGATAAATCCATTAAATTTGACAATATCACCTCCCAATGTAAATGGTTTTGTCTCTACTCACTATTGAAATTTTATCATTGTACGGATTTGAAAACCAAGACCCGGCCCAAAATACGCATGGCAACACATTTTTCCGGGAACGGCACCACGAACCCGATACAATCAAAATCTACAGCGGGAAATGTCGAAATTTTAATCACTATTGAAATTTTATCATTGTACGGCTTAGAAAACCAAGACCCGGCCCAAAATACGCATGGCAACATGTTTTTCCGGGAACGACATGTCACACAACCTTCCTTCCGTTGGCCGCTCTATCCTTCTCTTTGGTATCACCCTATGAGAGTATGAATAAAGAGGCTAGTTCTAGATATAACTAAAGCCAAGACAAGATACAACGAGTATAGCCAACCTCAAAATGGTCAGTAAAACTGTAAACATTTTTCCCCACTGCTCATACTAGTACTACTATCATGTAAGTATATCGGGTAAGGTGCAAAAATTACTATGACCGTTGTGGCATCCTATGGAATCTGAAAAATTAGCTACTTTGAAAGAGACAAAAGTTCGAAAAGTCTTTTTCGGTCACGGCTTTTAAGAGACATTTAATAGCCTCAAACTTTGAACATTGACTCCCCATTGACTTTATTAATCTATTCAAAATAAAGTCACAgcgccaaaaaaaaaaaaagatacgtGAAATAAACTAATAAAAGTCCATACACACCATAATCtaaattattgtatataaatttttagaaaataaagtaCTAGTAAATGTTAATTTATGTTGTTTTGCATAGTAAACATTGAAAGAGCATCACTAATGGCTAATACTACAAAATGTCATCACGTAATCGGTATTTCAGCTTTTTATAAACCAGTATTTTTCATCAACCGAATCATTGCCATGaactttatttaattattttatatattttccatgGACTTGGTGGTGTAACGTGattatgcataaaattaaataatatatctcATCTCCATGTCAACATACACATGATCTAAGACCAAATAATCATACTTTCAAGAAACAATGTAAGAAATCATACTAAAACAGATAAAACATACTGATTATATAATGTTATGATGATGATTAAATAGGTggaataactaattaaaatttCATTAGCAACAAGTCCTTCAATTCAAATATTAGTTAACCTAGGGGGAAAATTTCTTACTACTCATTCACTTTCTTGAATGAAACATATTAGTAAGGAGTTCTTGGATTTGTTTCCCAACCCATTAAATCACTTCTAAACGGGTAATCCGACCCGCCATTGTTATTATCTCGTGTCGTTGTCGTGTTAAAAACTCCGCCTCccccgccaccaccaccaccgccaccactagaCACTCCAGAACATTGGGAAGCGGACGGTTGAACTTGTCCGCTACCCTCTTCCTCCTCCGATTCATCCATAGGCAACCTCTCAAACACCGCATTTCCAAAAGACGCCGCTATAAGAATAACCGGACCGGAAGCTATCAACGGGCCTATCGGAATCCCGCCCACCACTTGTCCTTCCCCACCGCCTAAAAATATCGATAAACCACTAGCATTTGGTGGCGCTGGTGGTGGTAGCACTGTCCCTAAAAATTAGGAATAGCCAAACATTACTAATAATTTGTCAAAGTAAAATCCATAGAATAGCAACCTACCTTATACttctataaataaaactaaatcaTTAGCTAGAAATTTTTATCTCGTTGCACATTTTTAATGTAAATTAGGCCAAAACTAACACCTAATTGGTCAATAACTTTTAAcgttttttctatttttttttcatgtttgttGTCGAGTTTTGAAGAATCTGATTCAAAACTTgacaaagaaaaacaaaaacccaaaaataaaaaaccagaCATAATATACATTGATCTCATTTTGAGACAcaattatagaaaaaaaaaggcacAGTTGTTACATCTACCttattataatcattatttttttggtaCCTTATTATAATAATCATTGCTTTTTTAGTACTACATAAAAcaacataataaaaattaaaattaaaattaaagtttcAGTTAAAAAACAACTGGTCAAAAACAATAGTAATAATTACgagtataaatttatatatatacctgaaaTGGTTAAAATCTCAAAGCGACCATGAAGGGTAACATCGTTATTTTCAGCGGGTTGTCTGAGGGTCACATCCACAACGGCACCAGTGCCACTTAAAACAGAGAGGCCACGCCCTCGTTTACGTGCAAAAACGGCTAAGCTGTCGATGATGTCAGCACCATCCACGACTTCTAGGACATGAGAGCTCAATGCATTTGGGGTGTCACGTGTGACAATTACTGgtggttttggtttgttttttgaCCCAGCTGGTCGACCACGAGCACGCCGATGAGTTGAAGTGGTCATGTCGTCGGGTGATGATGGTGTGAAGGTGGTTGgcgtgtggtggtggtggtaattaTCTGAcatttttggtttggtttaatTTGGTCAAGATTGTGGTGTAGTAAAAGGAGTGAATGAGGAGGGAGGgattatatatatggaatggAGTGAAACAACTGGCGGcttacaaaagaaaatttaatgGAATTGTCATACACTGCTGACTTTGCCTTTATTATTATGGCCTTCTATGCCATTATCTTATCTCTTcaacccaatttaaaaaaaaaaaaaaaaaaaaaaaaaaacagaacaaAACCGAACCTACTGATcgatttagtttgtttttttcttttactcacagaattttacaaaataaagTTAACAAAAGTGtacatttcatatcaaaattttacttttgaattttattattagtatataattatttacTGCGTCTTAATACAACCTTAAAGAATAAAGATTGTgttcttttcaaaatttcaaTACTTATATTTAACTCGTTACACATCTAAAATATTTCAAGTtagtataatatttatttttaaatctaacAAGAGTCGCAAATAGTTATCTTTCAATTACGctatagtttttcttttaatgctcAGTTGAGGAAGAATGATAAATCTACTATAATTGttagtcatctacaacaaatgtgCATATTCTATTTCACAGTGCACAACTGCGTAAATCATGTATTGTTGTAGATTGCTAAAATTTGTTGTAGGTTTATCATTTCCCCTCAGTCGAGTAGCGACATCAGAAACTCTGTCAATTCTACTTTTTCTTATAAGGTCTAGATGgacatatatttcaaaaaaaaagccTCACAGATTTATCATCACTTCTAAAAGTCGTAtcgaaaatttataaataaaactaaaaatacatCAACTAATTGGACTAGAACCATTTGCTACACCATGGCTTTTATTCTCAATCATcttattttttgataaatatttgtAACTAAGCATAACCACTTGTTTCACCTATTTGTTAATACATTAAATTCAACCCTGTAATAATCTAACACAACTATCTGTAAAATCCTATAAAGACAATGAATCACGAAACAAAACGAGTAACAAATTACAACCACTCACTGTCGACTACAAAATGGTTTGTAATGTGGATAATGTAATCACTATTCattaaaattgtatttttcaagCTAGCGAtagtttgattttaatttgtCTATAAAGAAACAAACTGTATGTTTGACGATAACTTTTTGTGGCATTATATGTAGGTGATTCATTTTCCATTGCTTACTTAGAAAAAATGATAACGCGTTCGCATTTGGATAGTAAGAAAATGACAAGACGAAAGAATGAATATATGGTCAACTTCCCATCAAGTATATGTCAAGATCAGACTAGCTAGTAGCTAGATATATATGTCGATCACTTAACCATCAGATATgtcattaattttattaaagctaagaaatacaaattttaacaccAAAACATGAGAAAATTCACCACTTGATAAAAATTGAAACATCAAATAAGAGCTCCATACACGCAATCTACCACCGAAGCTTGCGAACCTTTGAACCCCAGCAGGGCTGTGCAACCTAACAATGTCAACAGGCCCAAACATGATGGGAAAGTGACTCGAACAACTAGCACCCACGACCACATTCTTGATCTACTTGTCCAAAGCCATCTCCCgtcttgattttttttcttgatgCAAAACTAAAAGTACCAATAATTCATAATCAACTCAAACATTACTTCATCTTGTAGTTTCCCATGATCGATCGAATatggtttacatatatattcagAAGCGGTACCAGAAAACAATTCcaaagggggcaaacttagaaaacttatgaaaaataaatctaaaagggggcaaaatgttaaaaatctataaaaaaattttaaaaatttatgaaaaatttaaaaatacataacaaaatttaaatttggaggtgGGCATTGGACCCCCCCCCCTTCTTTATATATTCACATGTTTCCAAATAACCCACCAAGCTATACAGACCACCGATTCAATCATCTTTTTCGTGTCTTTAGAGCCATTATAATTATGGATTCTTGCATAGACCTCATTAACCGCAATATCAATCAAGTCGAGACGTTCTATGCATTCCAAAACAAATTTCCAGGTTTTTCGAGCTAATATTGCATCTCGAGATAAGATGCGAAGTAGTTTCAACATTATTCATTCATAACGGAAAAATGATaggaaaaaaaggtaaattgatGGGAACTTCTTGATCCCATGGTTGAAATAAAAATTGAGACGTTTTATctattccaaaaaaataaataaaatggtttCGCAACACTGCTTGTCAATTGTCACTAAGTATTTATATAGATGGAGTAACTTACTTATTTTAATCATGATGTCGTATTTCATGttggtttcaaaaatttaacgtttaggtgataggtcatagcctatgataggtcataggaggatatgtcatagagtgtcataacCAAATATCTTAGCCATACGAGCTTCAACCTCAgattaaaaattcgtcaaaagtatatcgaatgacatctctaatgaaagagcatgaaattttaagaacacccatataatttttataatttatcgatgtacggtttttgagataaaagattttgaaagaattaaaggaataaaatgatttatggagaagagagatAGTTGTAGGAATTGATGTATAGTACATTATGtaatcatgtgtacattgttgaaattgaaagttcaAAGTTAAAACCCTATTTATTTTACtgtataatatagtatagatatatattacattaacaAATTATGATATACTTATTTCGTCTAATTAATTATATGTGTGcagttttgaatttttaaaatatttaatttgacatagattttaaataattttattaaaagtatttgaGGAAAGTAATATCAATGGAAAGATATTTAAAATTCAAtccattaatataaattttattaagtgtAATATCTAATGAGGCAGGGAGTAAATCCATATCTCtccatataaatttaattaagtgtAATATCTAATGAGGTAATGAGTAAATCCATATCTctccatataaattttattaagtatAATATCTAATGAGGTAGGGAGTAAATCCATATCTCTCCATATAAGTTTTATTAAGTGTAATATCTAATGAGGTAGGGAGTAAatccatataaattttattaagtgtAATATCTAATGAGGTAGGGAGTAAATCCATATCTCTCCATATAAGTTTTATTAAGTGTAATATCTAATGAGGTAGAGAGTAAatccatataaattttattaagtatAATATCTAATGAGGTAGGGAGTAAATCCATATCTctccatataaattttattaagtatAATATCTAATGAGGTAGGGAGTAAATCCATATTTCTCCATATAAGTTTTATTAAGTGTAATATCTAATGAGGTAGGGAGTAAatccatataaattttattaagtgtAATATCCAATGAGGTGGATCGATGGCCCGAAAAAACTGATCATGTCGCCCACCAATGCATTCAGTTCTTCCACCATCAACCGTAAATACaccaagaagaaaaaaaaaacatgtgtgttgatttttgagtgtgttgtttgatagatgcttgatgagcgtccattttgtgataaaaatccctatcgaaaggcttcatttcaatGTCTAAATAAGTTATCAAATcgtttacaattatattatatacattaaagtcTTTTAGATTATCTGATTATCATTTAACCAATATagataactattaatttattaataaaagaaaaagcatgtcatttactatatatactagatactagattaaactcataCGTTATGCGAGATAATTgagaacataaatataaaaacaataactgATAGTTACATTCTTATTCATAGTTATGGTAATATAAAGAAATGTTAGATTACAACTgatataaacaattaaaaaattttctcatgatatataattattaaatataatataataaatacttttcaaaaaaattaataaatataatataataaacaatcttatttgataaaagataactattagtgaattaataaaaaaaaagtagtatcatgtatataatctttgtacctatatataaaatggataattaaatattaatgattaggattatgattaatgattatgatcaaaattgatgataaagatCATACATGGCAACATAGATATAACATAGGGTAGATCGATGAGAATCCTTTGATTCcgtgtaccgaattggtacctaCGAAACCTCAATGTTGAGTTTTGTTGCATCGATGATTAGCTATAATTATTAGTGTTATCCATGGCAAGAATTGAACATGCGTCCCTCAAGATAACAGACTCAATGATGTCATGGTGGCCAACCCACCTAAATGAgttggtttgaaatttaatcattatagtaaataaagtgttttgtttatttttacttttatatcatcattatataaagatataacaaCCATATTATAAAACCAACTACACTAAAGagcaattttgaatattattatCTTCACCAATATTAGATGTATTTAACATTACATTGTCattatacaaaaatttatatatcttactagccatttttgatgcaaataaaacttaaaataatacgagtaatacaaTTGTACtttaacatgtttttatttatatttaatattatgttatttttaaaacttattatgttatctcgcgtatttatattgtctcgcgtaatatgagggaaaatataattttacttttatatatacaaaaatacgattttcttaaataattattaagcaATTGAAATGTTTTATTTCACTTAATCAacatttgtttatgtttttgatcctatcaaattgaaaaacttattacttgacactttttaatatgttatttattatatgtttttcttaataattttagatgttgaaatttaggatctcttataagattatactatgaactttcaaatcttgattattatattataatttgcttttacataaaggatgttaattaaagtaaatattaaaagtttaagattttagcttcctaaatattttagttttttaaatttgttacataaacccaatatttgtttcaaatattatcaatattaataacaaaattcaaccatgattttacaaaaatactttgaaaaacTCTAAACATTTAACTATAagatgtaaaattaattttaaaaattcaaaaggttaactataaacacaaaaagtaaattttcaaaagGTGAACTATTGACAAGATGTTTAACTTTTGGGAAATCCATCAAGGTATAATCACACTTCcgacatttgtaggagtggataaTTAAGATGGTTTTTGATATTACTgggtttcatcccagacatACGTAgttcaaatgctaactacttttgttttgttaaattatatttatgtgtgtatttatataaacattaaactatgtgaaaattgtaaaaaataattaatatagttacactaattaaagagaagtcaaatccatatagagctcttatttatattccgctaaacaaatctgtttatattgaatttcaaactatcacttgatacaataatttgaagtgttactaattgtttataCAAACAGACATTACCTTTGATCGTAAATGCGATAGTTTTCAATGAAAATTAGCTTATATGCATATTAACTCATTACAACAAGATACTAATTGAATTACATCTTTGAcatcatgatactaattaatctattttcaacatTCTTTTTATGGTTGTCAATGTATGATATTATGAAACGATAACTTGTCACTAATTAAATACGTTATctgaaaataatctagttttgtTTATGTAAGAGGGTTGCGTGGAGTCTCTCGAATCCCTACTTAGATACAACCTTAGCAGACAAACAAAGGCAGAATAGTCGGTTAAGGTTTTGAGGTATGAATTCTATTTTTTATACTTTCcatattttgatttattagtTGTAAACCCTTCTTTTACATTATTACTAATTTCCGAACTTGAATGTAGATGATTTAgccaaaatatttttatcttttctagCTGATTATTTATCACTCATAACTTTTTGTAACAGTTTAGGTAAAAGTCAagtctttttaaatatttatttaggtAAAATTCAAGCTTGTTTAGATGATTTAGTTAAAACTCAAATCTTTTATCTATAAAAGCTGATTAgttaaaaactctttttttttcttctatggGCTATTTAGTTAAAAATTCGAGTCTTTAAAAATAGAGGTACAACAACAACATTACCCAAAGTGGGTAGAAATACCGTTATAAGGACCTCGGGCCAAATGGGAAACTTGGGCGGAACTACCCAATGGTAAAATGTATCCAAAAACAGGAGAGGTAAGATGTAGATAGTCTTGCCTCTACCCACGCAAAAGTGGGTAGAAAGACTGCTACAAGGACCTCGGGCCAAATGGGAAACTTGGGATGAACTACCCAAAGGTAAGATGTACCCAAAAAGAGAGGAGGGAAGATGTAGACAGTTTTGCTTTCACCCAAAGGTAAAAAGACTGTTCTATAAGGACCTCCAGACAAACGGGAAATATGGGTGGAACTATGTGGAGACTAGAGAGGGTCCTGGCCCTCCCAAGATTCCGAGTAGTtaatgtatataactatatatagacTATAAGTTCTACAAGCTCGGACCATGCTTCCATGGTGATAAATTGGTGCAGAGCCTGACGGGGAAGATGAGTCCATAAAGTGTGTTTTATTGCAATGTTTAATTTAGACCTCAAGTTCATTAGAATTTTCATTAGCGTTTATAAAATTTGATTACTATATTTTTGTCTAAGTTTGTTATAGTGTATTTTAAAATTCGTTATTGGTTTAGTGATGAAGTAAAGTTGTTACTTATAATGTATAGGTAATCATAAAGTTGTGTCACATAGTTAAGTAAGATCATGTTTAACACAGTCATCAAAATATACTAAACGAACTGGTAATACATACATCAAATGTTTTTGGCTCTCCTAGATATATTACTCAAGTTCTGCCACTGACAGGGAAAGGATAGTAGAGTGTAAGTCTTTAAAAATAGAAGTGATTTAGTTAAAGCCTTAACtagtcaaatatgattattggGTAATGAAGATGGCCTGATACATAATTACTGCATAATTTTAACTTGTCAACTATTACTGATTTAGTTAAAGCCTTAACGAGTCAAGGGGATTTCTCTAATTTAGAATCTTTCTGTGGTGTGCTCCGTTTAATTTTCAAGGATTATCTAGGTAAAATAGTTGTGTAAATGATTTAGGTAAAACACAAGCCCTTTTTTTAATAGCTGATTAAGTCGaaactcaaatttttttctATGGGCGATTTAGTTAAAAATCGAGTCTTTATAAATAGAGGTGATTTGGCTGAAGTCTTAACGAGTCAATTATGGATAATGAAGATGGCTTGATACATTATCATTGCATAGTTTTAATTTGTCAAATATTGCTAGCTGTTGCTCGAGTTTATTAATTGAATTATGTATACCGTCATAGATTAGATGATGGAGCAGAAGAATCAGAATTCTAGTGATAATTCTGTATGCCGTGACCGATTGATTCCTTTGTCTTCAAAATATCCGTGGCTGGTTGCTCAGAGCTTGGAAGGCGAAGAAGTAGAAGACGGCACAGGAGAGCATCATTTCTACAACCTACATGACCCATAGTCTCATTATCGATGTCGAATCCCTGAATTGCTTGGAAAACGTATCCGGGGGTATTTCCATGACTGGTTGGTTCTTTCCAACCATCCACAAAATAATATTTGGTCTCTTTGGAACCCATCATTGACTTCTGATGTTATCTCTTTCCCTCCGTTGGTTTTGGAAGACAAAGACTATCAATCTATCGGACAATGTTGTCTGTCAGCTCCTCTTGATGACCCAAATTCAGTTCTCCTGTTAACAAGAGCCAATAAGCCTACCTTTGTTTTTTATCGACTTTCTTGCAAAAGTAAAAAGCTAAGAAAGAAGCTTAGATGGATTGAGATGTCATACTTACACCATCTCAGGAGAATAACGTGGAATGGAGACTTAGTACATAGCCTGACGTGTTGCAATGGTAAAATATATGCCTTAAATAGTGACAATTCTGTTGATAAGTTAGTCTTACAGGTTGAAATTGTTGTTAAGGATACAGAAGTTGTGATAAAACTACTGCTTTTTGGAGCTTGTCCTTTTCCTCCTTCCATTCGTTCTGGCGGATGGACTTGTTTTCTGAAAGGAACATGTTCGGAATTATTCTACATTCTAGTTGGTTATCATGAGATAGGTCAGATAATACCCAGCACTGTGCGTTTGTTTAAATTAGACACAACTAATATAAACTGGGAAGAATTGGAAAGCCTCAAAGACTGGGACATGACTGGTATAGCTCATTTGGATAACCTGGAACCAGAAGACTATGAAGACATAGAAATTACTCAAGAAGTGTGGGAAGAAACGGAAGACCTTAAGGGTGCCATCTTTTTTGTGGATCTTGCTCGTGATAAATCCATGTTTTACAACCCTGCAATTGCCTTGGAATTAGGGGGTTATATACATATTCGTGACAAGGTGGATAAAATCATTTATTCGTACCATGTCAACAATCAAACCATTGTCTCATCTCCTATGCCTTCTCCAGTGCTGCCAACAAGCCATGTGTCGTTGTGGGAAAACTGGTATGGCTTTTTGTTTATACTTCTATAGTTCTATCTGTTTATCATGAGTTTTTTTTGCAGAAAAATTGTTTCTTAAATGCATCAT
The Erigeron canadensis isolate Cc75 chromosome 2, C_canadensis_v1, whole genome shotgun sequence DNA segment above includes these coding regions:
- the LOC122589886 gene encoding AT-hook motif nuclear-localized protein 27-like, with the translated sequence MSDNYHHHHTPTTFTPSSPDDMTTSTHRRARGRPAGSKNKPKPPVIVTRDTPNALSSHVLEVVDGADIIDSLAVFARKRGRGLSVLSGTGAVVDVTLRQPAENNDVTLHGRFEILTISGTVLPPPAPPNASGLSIFLGGGEGQVVGGIPIGPLIASGPVILIAASFGNAVFERLPMDESEEEEGSGQVQPSASQCSGVSSGGGGGGGGGGGVFNTTTTRDNNNGGSDYPFRSDLMGWETNPRTPY